From the Deltaproteobacteria bacterium genome, the window CGGATCTTCGCGAACGAGGAGAGCGCGTCGGAGAGCACTTCCTCGTCGCTGATCTTGATGTCGAAGGTCTTCTCGAGGAACGCGACGAGCTGCACGAAGCCGAAGGAATCGATGAGGCCGGACTCGAAGAGGTTCGCCTCCTCGCTCACCGCGGAGCCGTCGTCGCCGAACTCGATCAGGAGGGTTTCAGCGAGATATTGCCGGATCTTGTCGTCCATGTGTGCGGGTCCCATTGGTCCAAGAAACATGCCACGGAGCCAGTCCTCCGGCCGCCGTGAAAGCGCACCGACGCCGCGACGCACGGCGAACGGAGCGCGTGCACGAGCGCGATTGGCGGGGTCGAGCGCAGGGTCGCGGGGGTCGCTG encodes:
- a CDS encoding acyl carrier protein; its protein translation is MDDKIRQYLAETLLIEFGDDGSAVSEEANLFESGLIDSFGFVQLVAFLEKTFDIKISDEEVLSDALSSFAKIRSFVETKVAP